The Hymenobacter sp. GOD-10R genome includes a window with the following:
- a CDS encoding AraC family transcriptional regulator, whose amino-acid sequence MPRQHEIHHRPKILYSCYFTTSRTGEQFVPEHILSYQLAGSLITNDGNKVNTFSEGSLWLSKRYRLVKFRKEIPANGQFKSLSVTLDQDMLRSFSIEYGYQAAKHSADNAIVALQPNQFYKSYLDSLQPYEQLAEPGNEALLSLKVREAIMLLLKYNPELKDVLFDFAEPGKLDLEAFMNRNFHFNVQLRRFAYLTGRSLATFKRDFEKIFNLSPSRWLQQRRLQEAHYLIKEKGKAPSEAYLEVGFEDLSHFSFAFKKMYGVAPSRI is encoded by the coding sequence ATGCCTCGGCAACACGAAATCCATCATCGGCCGAAAATCCTGTATTCCTGCTACTTCACCACGAGCCGGACAGGGGAGCAGTTTGTGCCCGAGCACATTCTCAGCTATCAGCTTGCGGGCTCTCTCATCACCAACGATGGCAATAAGGTCAATACCTTCAGCGAAGGGTCGTTGTGGCTCAGCAAGCGCTACCGATTGGTGAAGTTCAGGAAGGAGATACCTGCGAATGGCCAGTTCAAGTCGTTATCCGTCACGCTCGACCAGGACATGCTGCGCAGCTTCAGTATTGAATATGGCTATCAGGCCGCTAAGCATTCCGCCGACAACGCCATTGTAGCGCTACAGCCCAACCAATTTTATAAAAGCTACCTCGACTCGCTTCAGCCGTACGAGCAGTTAGCCGAACCCGGCAACGAGGCCTTGCTGTCGCTAAAAGTGCGCGAGGCTATTATGCTGTTGCTCAAGTATAATCCGGAGCTTAAGGATGTGCTATTTGATTTTGCAGAACCCGGCAAGCTCGACCTGGAAGCTTTCATGAACCGAAACTTTCATTTCAACGTGCAACTGCGGCGGTTTGCCTATCTCACTGGGCGGAGCCTAGCTACGTTTAAGCGTGATTTTGAGAAAATTTTTAATCTGTCGCCGAGTCGCTGGCTTCAGCAGCGCAGGTTGCAAGAGGCGCATTATCTAATCAAGGAGAAAGGCAAAGCGCCCTCTGAGGCGTACCTAGAAGTGGGCTTTGAGGATCTGTCGCACTTCTCCTTTGCCTTCAAGAAAATGTATGGCGTAGCACCGTCGAGGATCTAG